In a single window of the Chloroflexota bacterium genome:
- a CDS encoding flagellin: MRINTNANAVNVQRNLNSVNSSLSKSIEKLSSGLRINRAGDDAAGLYVSEKLRGQTKGLNQAVRNA; this comes from the coding sequence GTGCGTATTAACACCAACGCCAACGCCGTCAACGTCCAGCGGAACCTGAACAGCGTCAACTCCAGCCTCTCCAAGAGCATCGAGAAGCTGTCCAGCGGTCTGCGGATCAACCGCGCTGGCGACGATGCGGCTGGCCTGTACGTCAGCGAGAAGCTGCGCGGCCAGACCAAGGGCTTGAACCAGGCGGTTCGCAACGCCC
- a CDS encoding PAS domain S-box protein: MSSELKRCMLGRASPPTPAISAREQRTISAREQRTLSLRNRLLLATLAVLLAALSLVAYSSWTEYVRARETILDDLQQTAQSVAVVVDTTFDQSILVGMALAELPEIQALAPVDASARLRSARERYPFVSATILLDAQGTLVAWSSPDPLPEPRRSFADRTYFQDVQRTGRPAVVDLVRTTRPGLLLGGVAVPVLDGSGAPRGVLVLGFDSEAVGARLRSIRLRPSQTILVADRNARLAYFSDPTTLSWEQRDASSFPNLRRALAGETVRVSSTSARLQGDVRIAATVPTPIHGWGVAVSWPISEAFGALDDAFGERLLLFGVLALVAAVAAVLLSRSLLRPIHQLDEQAAALGRGELHRRVIISTGDELERLGNTFNVMAAQLERALGDLQHRERQLRRLGDSGIVGVIFWDVSGQIVEANDEFLRMVGYSRDDLERGLIDWRNLTPESYRAVDDDKTDELHRTGTQTPYEKEYTRKDGSLVPVLVGAAFFEDSRERGLSFVLDLTERKQLERLQQEFIASVSHELRNPLTSIRGFAQLMRRREAYDVRAVSAILTQTTQLDRIIGDLLDASRIQAGALELRPHRIDLVELASACVEELQATTDIHAIVVDAPAPRVMGAWDGDRLSQVFRNLVGNAIKYSPEGGEIVVRVARQGATAEVAVRDRGRGIEPNVLPQLFGRFYRAADVRDAVRGAGLGLYVTRELVELHGGRIWAESAGLGQGATFRVSLPCESDAPA, from the coding sequence GTGTCGTCCGAGCTGAAGCGCTGCATGTTGGGTCGGGCCTCCCCGCCGACGCCAGCCATCTCCGCGCGCGAACAGCGCACCATCTCCGCGCGCGAACAGCGCACCCTCTCCCTGCGCAACCGGCTGCTCCTGGCGACGCTCGCCGTTCTGCTGGCGGCTCTCTCGCTGGTGGCCTACAGCTCCTGGACAGAGTACGTGCGCGCCCGCGAGACCATCCTGGACGACCTCCAGCAGACGGCGCAGTCCGTGGCGGTCGTTGTGGATACGACGTTCGACCAGTCGATCCTGGTCGGGATGGCGCTGGCGGAGCTGCCGGAGATCCAGGCGCTCGCCCCGGTCGACGCGTCCGCGCGGCTGCGGTCGGCCAGGGAACGCTACCCGTTCGTGAGCGCCACCATCCTGCTCGACGCCCAGGGCACGCTCGTCGCATGGTCCTCGCCGGACCCGCTGCCGGAGCCACGCCGCTCGTTCGCGGACCGGACCTACTTCCAGGACGTGCAACGGACGGGCCGCCCGGCCGTGGTGGACCTCGTGCGGACAACGCGGCCCGGCCTGCTGCTGGGCGGGGTGGCCGTCCCGGTCCTGGACGGCAGCGGCGCGCCGCGGGGCGTGCTGGTGCTGGGGTTCGATTCCGAGGCCGTCGGCGCTCGGCTGCGGTCCATCCGGCTGCGGCCCAGCCAGACGATCCTGGTCGCGGACCGGAACGCGCGCCTGGCCTACTTCAGCGATCCGACGACGCTCAGCTGGGAGCAGCGCGACGCCAGCAGCTTTCCAAACCTGCGCCGGGCGCTGGCCGGCGAGACGGTCCGCGTGAGCAGCACATCCGCGCGGCTCCAGGGTGACGTGCGCATCGCCGCGACCGTCCCAACGCCCATCCACGGCTGGGGCGTTGCCGTGAGCTGGCCGATCTCCGAGGCGTTCGGCGCGCTCGACGACGCCTTCGGCGAGCGCCTGCTGCTGTTCGGCGTGCTGGCCCTGGTGGCGGCTGTCGCGGCCGTCCTTCTGAGCCGGTCCCTGCTCCGGCCGATCCATCAGCTTGACGAGCAGGCTGCCGCGCTCGGGCGTGGCGAGCTGCACCGGCGCGTCATCATCAGCACGGGCGACGAGCTGGAGCGGCTCGGGAACACCTTCAACGTGATGGCCGCCCAGCTCGAACGGGCGCTTGGCGACCTCCAGCATCGGGAACGGCAGCTCCGGCGGCTTGGCGACTCGGGCATCGTCGGCGTGATCTTCTGGGACGTGTCAGGGCAGATCGTCGAAGCGAACGACGAGTTCCTGCGGATGGTGGGCTACAGCCGGGACGATCTCGAACGGGGCCTGATCGACTGGCGCAACCTGACGCCAGAGAGCTACCGCGCCGTTGACGACGACAAGACCGACGAGCTGCATCGGACGGGTACGCAGACGCCCTACGAGAAGGAGTACACGCGCAAGGACGGCTCGCTGGTGCCGGTGCTGGTGGGAGCGGCCTTCTTCGAGGACTCGCGTGAGCGCGGCCTCAGCTTCGTCCTGGACCTGACGGAGCGCAAGCAGCTCGAACGGCTCCAGCAAGAGTTCATCGCCAGCGTCAGCCACGAGCTACGCAACCCGCTGACGTCGATCCGTGGGTTTGCCCAGCTGATGCGCCGGCGCGAAGCGTACGACGTGCGCGCCGTCTCGGCGATCCTGACCCAGACGACGCAGCTCGACCGTATCATCGGCGACCTGCTGGATGCGTCGCGCATTCAGGCCGGCGCGCTGGAGCTGCGCCCCCACCGCATCGACCTTGTCGAGCTTGCCAGCGCCTGCGTCGAGGAGCTTCAGGCGACCACGGACATTCACGCCATTGTGGTGGACGCGCCAGCCCCACGGGTCATGGGCGCCTGGGACGGCGACCGACTGAGCCAGGTCTTCCGGAACCTCGTCGGCAACGCCATCAAGTACAGCCCGGAGGGCGGCGAGATCGTGGTGCGGGTGGCGCGGCAGGGCGCAACGGCCGAGGTGGCCGTGCGTGACCGTGGGCGCGGCATCGAGCCGAACGTGCTGCCGCAGTTGTTCGGACGGTTCTACCGCGCCGCCGACGTCCGTGACGCGGTCCGTGGCGCCGGTCTCGGGCTGTACGTGACGCGCGAGCTGGTGGAGCTGCACGGCGGGCGGATCTGGGCGGAGAGCGCCGGGCTGGGCCAGGGGGCGACGTTCCGGGTGAGCCTGCCCTGCGAGAGCGACGCACCCGCCTGA
- a CDS encoding NAD(P)-dependent oxidoreductase: MRVLITGGCGFVGAFTALELTQAGHEVVCFDRRAERSDVLAAAGPGVPIVEGDIRDRALLLRTVQEHGIEAIAHTAAVIGQSEGATDPDWMLGINVGGTVNVLEAARAHNLRVAYVSTATLYGQHPDLHVLTEDLRPDPVGMYDTTKLMAETLVISYHKIYGLDTVALRPGYVYGHHNSTGGYFLDRVLRGETVEQPVGADLPIDCTYVRDLAQGIRLALTVRPLQSRIFNITGGVLRLRGEVAQLVRELVPGADIRLGPGIPPTAHLRGPSDLTRARTELGYAPQYDLEAGLADWLAWARRSG; the protein is encoded by the coding sequence GTGCGCGTGTTGATCACCGGCGGCTGCGGGTTCGTGGGGGCGTTCACCGCCCTGGAGCTGACCCAGGCGGGCCACGAGGTCGTCTGTTTTGACCGGCGGGCCGAGCGCTCGGACGTGCTGGCGGCGGCCGGGCCGGGCGTCCCCATCGTCGAGGGGGACATCCGTGACCGCGCGCTGCTGCTGCGAACGGTCCAGGAGCACGGCATCGAGGCCATCGCGCACACGGCGGCGGTGATCGGGCAGAGCGAGGGCGCGACAGACCCCGACTGGATGCTTGGCATCAACGTGGGCGGGACGGTCAACGTGCTGGAGGCGGCCCGCGCCCACAACCTCCGCGTCGCCTACGTCTCGACGGCGACGCTCTACGGACAGCACCCGGACCTGCACGTCCTGACCGAAGATCTGCGGCCGGACCCTGTCGGCATGTACGACACCACCAAGCTGATGGCCGAGACGCTGGTCATCAGCTACCACAAGATCTACGGGCTGGATACCGTGGCGCTGCGGCCGGGCTACGTCTACGGCCACCACAACTCGACTGGCGGCTACTTCCTGGATCGCGTACTGCGCGGCGAGACGGTCGAGCAGCCGGTGGGCGCCGATCTGCCGATCGACTGCACCTACGTCCGCGATCTGGCCCAGGGCATCCGGCTGGCGCTGACCGTCCGCCCGCTGCAGTCACGAATCTTCAACATCACGGGCGGCGTCCTCCGGCTGCGGGGAGAAGTCGCGCAGCTGGTGCGGGAGCTGGTCCCGGGCGCGGACATCCGCCTCGGCCCGGGCATCCCGCCGACCGCCCACCTGCGCGGCCCGAGCGACCTGACCCGCGCCCGCACCGAGCTTGGCTACGCGCCCCAGTACGACCTGGAAGCCGGGCTGGCGGACTGGCTGGCCTGGGCGCGGCGCAGCGGCTGA